In Lathamus discolor isolate bLatDis1 unplaced genomic scaffold, bLatDis1.hap1 Scaffold_70, whole genome shotgun sequence, the DNA window CAACTTCCTCCAAAtgtccaacctaaatctcccttttctcagcttaaagctattcccccttgtcctgtcactgcacaccattgtaaaaagcccctcacccaatttcttgtaggccctgtTTAGATATGGGCAGATTGCTAAGacgtctccctggaaccttctccaggctcaacaccCTCAGCTCTTTCAGCTTGTCTTCCCCAGagacctgctccagccctcagagcaccTTTGTGGCCCTTCATAATCCCATCATTGTAGGATCATAAGAGAacagaggctggaagggaccccaGGAGGTCTCAAGTCCAACCTGTCAGAAAAAGGCTCAGAGCAAGTGGTTCAAGGCTTGATTCAGGCCGAGCTGGAAATCCCCAAGGCcagagactgcacagcctctctgggtgacCTGATGCAGCACTTGCCTGAGCCGATGGGAACAaggtttccttctgtcctggctgAACCTCTCCTCTGTCACTATCCCCCATCACCTTTAGTCCTCCCACCAGGCACCATGGACAGGAGCCTGGCTCTGTattcagagctggagcagccagaaaGCTGATTTCATTCCCCTTCATTCCTGCCATGTGAGGACGTATCAAGAGAAGAAGTTTCTTCAGGATCATTTATTCCCCTTAAATAAAGTGAGAGACCACCACTGACACAAAGTGTGTGGCTCACACAACACGAGTGGCTACTTAAGCAGGAACAGATGGAAACTGACATTTCTATGAAGACAACATCATCACAAATTgaatcaggaaaacaaatgtaaagcagcaaagacagacttGGCTTCTCATGAACTGCACTGGGAGCCCTTTGCAGAGGACAGCAGGCAGTGTGTGGCTGCTGAAACACATCCAGTCACCAGCttcctcacagcatccttgaGCGCCTGgttcctcaggctgtagatGAGGGGGTTCAATACTGGAGGCACCAGTGAGTACAGCACTGACACCACCAGAtccagggaaggggaggagatggaaggGGACTTCAGGTAGGCAAACGTGCCAGTGCTGACAAGCAGGGAGACCACAGCGAGGTGAGGGAGGCACGTGGAAAAGGCTTTGTGGCGTCCCTGCTCAGAGGGGAtcctcagcacagccctgaagATCTGCACATAGGACACCACAATGAACACAAAACAGCCAAGTGCCAAACAGACACTTAGCACAAGGAGCCCAACTTCCCTGAGGTAGGAATGTGAGCAGGAGAGcttgaggatctgggggatttCACAGAAGAACTGCTCCACAGCATTGCCTCGGCAGAGGGGTAGTGAAAATGTATTGGCTGTGTGCAAAAGAGCACAGAGAAACCCAgtgccccaggcagctgctgccatgtggacacaagctctgctgcccagcagggTCCCATAGTGCGGGGGCTTGCAGATGGCCACGTAGTGGTCATAGGACATGGCAGTGAGGAGAAAATACTCTGCTGAAAtgaataagagaaagaaaaagacctgtGCAGCACAACCTGTGTAGGAGATGGCCCTGGTGTTCCAGAGGGAATTGGCCATGGATTTGGGGACAGTGGTGGAGATGCAGCCCAGGTCCAGCAGGGAGAggttgaggaggaagaagtacatctgctgcttctgggcATGGAACCTGTTccatggaaaaggagagggagaaattaTGGCAAACTTCAGAGCAAATCCACGGCATTCCTCATAGAAATCCGACCaattgaaatgcatttcctttctctggtttgtgctggctggGAGTTAtgtgaggagcaggacctcTGCCCATGTGCTGCCATGGAGTCAGCTTTGCTCTGAAGCAGGCTTTGTCCAGCTCTGATGTTCACAAGGGATGTCAGATGAAATTCAACTTGGTTGTAAAGTTCAGCACTCGCACATATGACTTGGCTGAGTCTGGGCTGCACAAGAGAGGCTCGGCATGGCCTTAGGATCATTTTgtctgtgttatttatttattagcatAACACTCCTGAGGTTTTTTTATAGGGGTATAAACTATTCTACTTATGACTGAAAATCGGAAGAATATACAGCCGgaagttctcagctctttctAGCTTAATGCAGAGCCACTGAGAGTCCTTTCCCATTTGCCCAGTGCTTACACTTGCACTGCCTGTAAGTTGCCTTCACACACAAATTGATCATAAGAACAACCAACTATCCTGTGCTGAGAGCAGGGCAGCACGGTTTCAAAGGGCAGATCAGGGAGCTCTCATGGGGAGAAGCAAAGGACTGTGCCCAGCAcagcatggccagcagccacctccagtGCCAGCCACCAAGAGAGCTGCCTGAACGCAGCCTCgccagggctgggctgcaccttccccccactccctgcccatgtctctgctgcctggagctgtccctgccagcagctgctgctctgtgcccagctctgctgcctctcaggGCTCCCAGAGCCCATCCCATGGgctgtgtgctcagctctgccctgcacacccctcccggcagcagggctctgcccagGGGCATCTCTACCTGGGCAGCGGCTCAGGAGCAGCTCACACAAGTCCTGACAAGACGCTCGCTGCCTCCTCCAAAGCAGAGAAGTAAattcccagctcccactgcccagCCTGCCCACCAAGAGGGAAAAACATCAGAGCTCAGGATCCTTCCTTCTAAGGCAGACGGTGcctcagtgtctttcagaaGGACCCTCTGCAAACGTGCTCAGAGCGATGTGGAGCTCTGAGCAGCCCTGACCCACCCAGCACCCTCTCCAGTGCacacaaatacttttcctttcctgccagGGGTTgttccttctcccccagcttcTCCCCCAGCGCCGTGGTGAGCTCCCGGGCAGGCTGAGTGCTtgccctggcaggcagcagagtccctgcccagcacacagggaccctgctcgcaagggcagcgctgggcacccctggctgcacacccacattcacaccctgcagccagcccGGGGACAAGGGACCTGCCTTGTCCTGGCCCTCGCACGGCGCAGAGggaagccctgctctgcagcacatcctccttatctacacagagaaaccaagagagtgctcctgacagatcccatggactgtcTGAGGCAGCAGCTTGAGGAGATCCCTTCAGGAACCGCAGCTGCATTGCCCTGCACCCAGAGCCTTAccatgcacagggctgggagggtttctcctgcagggagctcTCAGCATCCTCCACTGCCAAGTGCCTTTAAGCTCTCTGAGGCTCCCAGGTCTCCCctgggt includes these proteins:
- the LOC136006794 gene encoding olfactory receptor 14J1-like, which encodes MYFFLLNLSLLDLGCISTTVPKSMANSLWNTRAISYTGCAAQVFFFLLFISAEYFLLTAMSYDHYVAICKPPHYGTLLGSRACVHMAAAAWGTGFLCALLHTANTFSLPLCRGNAVEQFFCEIPQILKLSCSHSYLREVGLLVLSVCLALGCFVFIVVSYVQIFRAVLRIPSEQGRHKAFSTCLPHLAVVSLLVSTGTFAYLKSPSISSPSLDLVVSVLYSLVPPVLNPLIYSLRNQALKDAVRKLVTGCVSAATHCLLSSAKGSQCSS